One segment of Rhodanobacter thiooxydans DNA contains the following:
- the speD gene encoding adenosylmethionine decarboxylase produces MVKPLPRLRLQGFNNLTKALSFNIYDICYAVSEDQRRNYIEYIDDQYDADRLTQILTDVAEIIGANILNIARQDYDPQGASVTMLISEEPVVEKLGRDTISGAVVAHMDKSHITVHTYPETHPHNGIATFRADIDVATCGVISPLKALNYLIDSFESDIVVCDYRVRGFTRDIKGKKHFIDHKINSVQDYLAKHIRQKYEMFDVNVYQENMFHTKMHIKDFDLETYLFDSHADDLSFKERQRIESLLRREIEELFHGRNLM; encoded by the coding sequence GTGGTCAAGCCACTTCCCCGTCTGCGCCTGCAGGGTTTCAACAACCTGACCAAGGCGTTGAGCTTCAACATCTACGACATCTGCTATGCGGTGTCGGAAGACCAGCGCCGCAACTACATCGAGTACATCGATGACCAGTACGACGCCGACCGGCTGACCCAGATTCTCACCGACGTGGCCGAGATCATCGGCGCGAACATCCTCAACATCGCACGCCAGGACTACGACCCGCAGGGCGCCTCGGTGACCATGCTGATCTCCGAGGAGCCGGTGGTCGAGAAACTCGGCCGCGACACCATTTCCGGTGCCGTGGTCGCGCACATGGACAAGAGCCACATCACCGTCCATACCTATCCGGAAACGCATCCGCACAACGGCATCGCCACGTTCCGCGCGGACATCGACGTGGCCACCTGCGGCGTGATCTCGCCGCTGAAGGCGCTGAACTACCTGATCGACAGCTTCGAGTCGGACATCGTGGTGTGCGACTACCGCGTGCGCGGCTTCACCCGCGACATCAAGGGCAAGAAGCACTTCATCGACCACAAGATCAATTCGGTGCAGGACTACCTGGCCAAGCACATCCGCCAGAAGTACGAGATGTTCGACGTCAACGTGTACCAGGAGAACATGTTCCACACGAAGATGCACATCAAGGACTTCGACCTGGAGACGTACCTGTTCGACTCGCACGCCGACGACCTCTCGTTCAAGGAGCGCCAGCGCATCGAGTCGCTGCTGCGCCGCGAGATCGAGGAACTGTTCCACGGCCGCAACCTGATGTGA
- the trpC gene encoding indole-3-glycerol phosphate synthase TrpC, with translation MTDILNRILARKAEEVAERRARLPEAELIARIADLPGTRGFAAAIEAKIDAGLPAVIAEVKKASPSKGLIRKDFDPAGIAKSYAAAGAACLSVLTDSDFFQGSEAFLQQAREACSLPVLRKDFIIDAYQVYEARAIGADCILLIVSALDDDVLLQLSLLAAELDLDVLCEVHDEDELERALALPVPLIGVNNRNLRSFETSLETSLALQELVEYDRVLVAESGIHTPEDVARLREGGIQAFLVGEAFMRAEDPGAELRRLFSIP, from the coding sequence ATGACTGACATCCTCAATCGCATTCTTGCCCGCAAGGCGGAAGAGGTTGCCGAACGCCGGGCACGGCTGCCGGAGGCCGAACTGATCGCGCGCATCGCGGACCTGCCCGGCACCCGCGGTTTCGCCGCGGCGATCGAGGCAAAGATCGACGCCGGCCTGCCGGCGGTGATCGCCGAGGTGAAGAAGGCCAGCCCCAGCAAGGGGCTGATCCGCAAGGATTTCGACCCGGCAGGGATCGCGAAGAGCTACGCGGCCGCCGGCGCGGCCTGCCTGTCGGTGCTGACCGACAGCGACTTCTTCCAGGGTAGCGAGGCGTTCCTGCAGCAGGCGCGCGAGGCGTGCTCGCTGCCGGTACTGCGCAAGGACTTCATCATCGACGCCTACCAGGTGTACGAGGCGCGCGCGATCGGCGCCGACTGCATCCTGCTGATCGTCTCGGCACTGGACGACGACGTGCTGCTGCAGCTGTCGCTGCTGGCGGCGGAGCTCGACCTGGACGTGCTGTGCGAGGTGCATGACGAAGATGAGCTGGAACGCGCGCTGGCGTTGCCGGTGCCGCTGATCGGCGTGAACAACCGCAACCTGCGCAGCTTCGAGACCTCGCTGGAGACCTCGCTGGCCCTGCAGGAACTGGTCGAGTACGACCGCGTGCTGGTGGCCGAATCGGGCATCCATACGCCGGAAGACGTCGCGCGCCTGCGCGAGGGCGGCATCCAGGCGTTCCTGGTCGGCGAGGCGTTCATGCGCGCCGAAGACCCGGGTGCCGAATTGCGGCGGTTGTTCTCGATCCCGTGA
- a CDS encoding serine/threonine-protein kinase, protein MSQPTATGIYAQMDLAPGTLLAGRFRIEALLGVGGMGVVYRAHDIALDVPVAIKLLRPELATRPDSFERFRQELLLARQVSSPHVVRIHDLAQHDGHWLISMDYVDGEGLDHRIDRGPLPLEDALRIARQIALGLQAAHAREVVHRDLKPANVLIDREGNAYISDFGVARSLASNGLTHAGMGGVVGTPDYLSPEQARGDPVDTRSDLYALGLILHEMLTGMPAFQSATATEAIAQRLVRSPPPVTRERPDLPGWVVRLAERLLRPQPAHRLQDAAAVIEAIDRRAMPRDFRPHRRAWFAMATLLALAGVGGTLWWTARDKGAASAAPPLHRVLVLPLRGAAVPVPRLVALDAYLRATIFALPGVASVDTERTQQALRQLDAAGSDPDPATLRRLVVADRTLSSELRRREGHWYVHAELREDRAPPQALDGPPAADAVAAFRVWLAQPALGHALGTDTAMPELRLPAATATLDAFGTALQAREGDKFAAALDGLRAITKSERNDPVLWLVQLRLAQAIGERDIARDAIEQGQRAAHTAPARLQRVFTAEHALHDGDVPGAIAQWRVQLAQTPDDTLADLQLARAQGSGGDFSAAIARLSLLTARDSGDPRAWFELGKFSILQGEARRAVDDYLVRALVLYKRSRNLYGVAETVNALGIGYGRLGQTVNAEEQYRKAVALQREVGNRRGVATSLRNLANVLSLRGAFDEAGNELAQARALNAELDDRKGLAAVDNELGVLAEERGDYRGALEAYRRALQGWQQAGDAHGLSQALNDIGFANYQLGHYDDAQSYWQRAAESGAGLGDTGRIRTGQNLGLLAAARGRWQEAGELQQRALAEAEKLQMPEETAVSRRNLAELALMQGDVAGSLAQADKAIALFRQREDQRGEADTRLLRVQALLAAGAGADAQRELKPLEAGDAGASREQRARVEIVRAELALHAGQTREASAALDRAQPLADASGVRELQLRVALLRARIDPHADTGLDAATAALGNAELRLDWLTLAMQRALAAHDAAAALRAYREATSLMRGSEVLDAAQIHTLGARAQRLAGDTPAATDAEHAATAALASFRGKLPADLRNATGTSVRRIGTDETTP, encoded by the coding sequence ATGAGCCAGCCCACCGCCACCGGCATCTACGCGCAAATGGATCTCGCGCCCGGCACGCTGCTTGCCGGGCGCTTTCGTATCGAGGCGCTGCTCGGCGTGGGCGGCATGGGCGTGGTCTACCGTGCCCATGACATCGCGCTCGACGTACCGGTGGCGATCAAGCTGTTGCGGCCGGAGCTGGCGACGCGACCGGATTCGTTCGAGCGCTTTCGCCAGGAGCTGCTGCTCGCGCGTCAGGTGTCGAGCCCGCATGTGGTGCGCATCCACGACCTCGCCCAGCACGACGGCCATTGGCTGATCAGCATGGACTACGTCGATGGGGAAGGACTGGACCACCGCATCGACCGCGGCCCGCTACCGCTCGAGGATGCGTTGCGGATCGCGCGGCAGATTGCGCTCGGCCTGCAGGCGGCCCATGCGCGTGAGGTGGTGCATCGCGACCTCAAGCCGGCCAATGTGCTGATCGACCGCGAGGGCAATGCCTACATCAGCGATTTTGGCGTCGCCCGCTCGCTCGCCAGCAATGGCCTCACCCACGCCGGCATGGGTGGCGTGGTCGGCACCCCCGATTATCTCTCGCCGGAGCAGGCGCGCGGTGACCCGGTCGACACGCGCAGCGATCTCTACGCGCTGGGCCTGATCCTGCACGAGATGTTGACCGGCATGCCCGCGTTCCAGAGCGCCACTGCCACGGAGGCGATCGCGCAGCGACTGGTGCGCTCGCCGCCACCGGTCACGCGCGAACGCCCCGACCTGCCAGGCTGGGTTGTGCGGCTTGCCGAACGGCTGCTGCGACCGCAGCCCGCGCATCGGCTGCAGGATGCAGCCGCGGTGATCGAGGCGATCGATCGCCGCGCGATGCCGCGCGATTTCCGCCCGCACCGGCGCGCATGGTTCGCGATGGCGACCTTGCTGGCCCTGGCCGGCGTCGGCGGCACGCTGTGGTGGACGGCCCGCGACAAGGGTGCCGCCAGCGCCGCGCCGCCGCTGCATCGTGTGCTGGTGTTGCCGCTGCGCGGTGCGGCGGTACCGGTGCCACGTCTGGTCGCGCTGGATGCCTATCTGCGCGCAACCATCTTCGCCCTGCCCGGCGTCGCCAGCGTCGATACCGAACGAACGCAACAGGCGCTGCGCCAGCTCGATGCGGCCGGCAGCGATCCCGATCCGGCCACGCTGCGCCGTCTCGTCGTCGCCGATCGCACGTTGTCCTCCGAACTGCGCCGACGCGAAGGCCATTGGTATGTGCACGCCGAGCTGCGTGAAGACCGCGCTCCGCCGCAGGCTCTCGACGGCCCGCCCGCGGCCGATGCCGTCGCCGCGTTCCGCGTGTGGCTGGCGCAACCGGCCCTGGGGCACGCACTGGGCACGGATACGGCCATGCCGGAGCTGCGCCTGCCCGCCGCGACTGCCACGCTCGACGCGTTCGGTACCGCCTTGCAGGCGCGTGAGGGCGACAAGTTCGCCGCGGCACTGGACGGTTTGCGCGCCATCACCAAGAGCGAACGCAACGATCCCGTGCTGTGGCTGGTCCAGCTCCGGCTGGCGCAGGCGATCGGCGAGCGCGACATCGCGCGCGATGCGATCGAACAGGGGCAACGCGCCGCCCATACGGCACCCGCACGGTTGCAGCGCGTGTTTACCGCGGAGCATGCGCTGCACGATGGCGATGTGCCCGGCGCGATCGCGCAATGGCGTGTGCAACTCGCGCAGACTCCCGACGATACCCTGGCCGATCTGCAGCTCGCGCGCGCCCAGGGCAGCGGCGGTGATTTCAGCGCGGCGATCGCCAGGCTGTCGCTGCTCACCGCACGCGACAGCGGCGATCCACGCGCCTGGTTCGAGCTGGGGAAGTTCTCGATCCTGCAGGGCGAAGCGAGACGCGCGGTCGACGACTATCTGGTGCGTGCGCTGGTGCTGTACAAGCGCAGCCGCAACCTCTACGGCGTGGCCGAGACGGTCAACGCGCTCGGCATCGGCTACGGCCGCCTCGGTCAGACCGTCAACGCCGAGGAGCAATACCGCAAGGCCGTGGCGCTGCAACGCGAGGTCGGCAATCGTCGCGGCGTGGCCACCAGCCTGCGCAATCTTGCCAACGTGCTGAGCCTGCGCGGTGCTTTCGACGAAGCGGGCAACGAGCTTGCGCAGGCCCGCGCGCTGAATGCCGAACTTGACGACCGCAAGGGCCTCGCCGCGGTCGACAACGAACTCGGCGTGCTCGCCGAGGAACGCGGCGACTATCGCGGCGCGCTCGAAGCCTACCGTCGCGCCCTGCAGGGCTGGCAGCAGGCCGGCGACGCGCACGGGCTGTCGCAGGCACTCAACGATATCGGCTTCGCCAACTATCAGCTCGGCCATTACGACGATGCGCAGAGCTACTGGCAGCGTGCCGCAGAAAGCGGCGCCGGGCTCGGCGACACCGGCCGCATCCGCACCGGGCAGAACCTGGGCCTGCTGGCTGCGGCGCGCGGCCGCTGGCAGGAGGCCGGCGAACTGCAGCAACGCGCGCTGGCCGAGGCCGAGAAACTGCAGATGCCCGAGGAGACCGCCGTGAGCCGGCGCAACCTGGCCGAACTCGCGCTGATGCAGGGTGACGTGGCCGGCTCGCTCGCCCAGGCCGACAAGGCGATCGCCCTGTTTCGCCAGCGCGAGGACCAGCGTGGCGAAGCCGACACGCGCCTGCTGCGCGTGCAGGCCCTGCTCGCCGCGGGCGCCGGCGCCGATGCGCAGCGCGAACTCAAGCCACTCGAAGCGGGCGATGCCGGCGCTTCCCGCGAACAGCGCGCGCGCGTCGAAATCGTGCGCGCGGAGCTGGCGCTGCATGCCGGCCAGACGCGCGAGGCGAGCGCGGCACTGGATCGTGCGCAGCCCTTGGCCGACGCCTCGGGCGTGCGCGAACTGCAATTGCGGGTGGCGCTGCTGCGTGCGCGCATCGACCCGCATGCCGACACCGGGCTGGATGCGGCGACTGCAGCGCTCGGCAACGCCGAATTGCGGCTGGACTGGCTGACCCTGGCGATGCAGCGTGCGCTTGCCGCGCACGATGCGGCCGCCGCGCTGCGCGCCTACCGCGAGGCGACCAGCCTGATGCGCGGCAGCGAGGTGCTCGATGCGGCGCAAATCCACACCCTTGGCGCACGCGCCCAGCGCCTGGCCGGCGATACCCCCGCTGCGACAGACGCCGAGCACGCTGCGACTGCAGCGCTGGCCAGCTTCCGCGGCAAACTGCCTGCCGATCTGCGCAACGCGACCGGTACATCCGTCCGGCGCATCGGAACGGACGAAACTACGCCATGA
- the crp gene encoding cAMP-activated global transcriptional regulator CRP produces MNVAQLKYQLQQAFERSQAPLGFAPDPASMERFLALCHRRRYPGKTAIIRPGDPANTLYYVVEGSLAVCTEDEQGRELILAYISRGQFIGEMGLFVEQAQRESMVRTRTPCEMAEVSYERLFQLMEGPLREECPKILFAIGSQLTNRLLRTSRQVSRMAFMDVTNRISRTLLDLCQEPDSMTHPDGTQIRISRQEVSRIVGCSREMVGRVLKQLEEQRMIDVSGKTIVVRGTR; encoded by the coding sequence ATAAACGTGGCGCAACTCAAGTACCAGCTCCAACAGGCTTTCGAACGTTCGCAGGCACCGCTTGGCTTCGCCCCGGACCCCGCCTCCATGGAGCGATTCCTGGCCCTGTGCCACCGCCGGCGCTACCCGGGCAAGACCGCGATCATCCGCCCCGGCGACCCGGCCAACACCTTGTATTACGTGGTCGAGGGCTCGCTGGCGGTATGCACCGAGGACGAGCAGGGTCGCGAACTGATCCTTGCCTACATCAGCCGCGGCCAGTTCATCGGCGAAATGGGCCTGTTCGTGGAGCAGGCCCAGCGCGAGTCGATGGTGCGCACGCGCACCCCGTGCGAGATGGCCGAGGTCAGCTACGAGCGCCTGTTCCAGCTGATGGAGGGTCCGCTGCGCGAGGAGTGCCCGAAGATCCTGTTCGCCATCGGCTCGCAGCTGACCAACCGCCTGCTGCGCACCTCGCGCCAGGTCAGCCGGATGGCGTTCATGGACGTCACCAACCGCATCTCGCGCACCCTGCTCGACCTGTGCCAGGAGCCGGATTCGATGACCCACCCGGACGGCACCCAGATCCGCATCTCGCGCCAGGAAGTGAGCCGCATCGTGGGCTGTTCGCGCGAAATGGTCGGCCGCGTGCTCAAGCAGCTGGAAGAGCAACGGATGATCGACGTCTCCGGCAAGACCATCGTGGTGCGTGGCACGCGCTGA
- the trpD gene encoding anthranilate phosphoribosyltransferase, producing the protein MNGHAREITITPQEALQRTIEHREIFHDEMIALMRQIMAGEVSPLMTAAIITGLRVKKETVGEITGAARVMRELSAKVDAPPHEHFVDIVGTGGDGASSFNISTTSMFVAAAAGAHIAKHGGRSVSSKSGSADVLEALGAAIELAPKQVAACMAETGIGFMFAPNHHPAMKVVAPVRREMGVRTLFNILGPLTNPAGAPNILMGVFHPDLVGIQVRVLQQLGARHALVVWGRDGLDEISLGAATLVGELRDGVVHEYEVEPEDFGLAMASSRNLRVENADESKVMLLDVLQGRHGVAHDIVCLNAGAALYTADVAASIGEGIELARATIASGAAHAKMQAFVAATRRLAGSR; encoded by the coding sequence ATGAACGGCCACGCCCGTGAGATCACCATCACGCCGCAAGAGGCGCTGCAGCGCACGATCGAGCACCGCGAGATCTTCCACGACGAGATGATCGCGCTGATGCGGCAGATCATGGCGGGCGAGGTGAGCCCGCTGATGACCGCGGCGATCATCACCGGCCTGCGGGTGAAGAAGGAAACGGTGGGCGAGATCACCGGCGCGGCGCGGGTGATGCGCGAGCTGTCGGCGAAAGTGGACGCGCCGCCGCACGAGCACTTCGTCGACATCGTCGGCACCGGCGGCGACGGCGCCTCCAGCTTCAACATCTCCACCACGTCGATGTTCGTGGCGGCGGCGGCCGGCGCGCACATCGCCAAGCACGGTGGCCGCAGCGTGTCGTCGAAGTCCGGCAGCGCCGACGTGCTGGAGGCGCTGGGCGCGGCGATCGAGCTGGCACCAAAGCAGGTGGCCGCGTGCATGGCCGAGACCGGCATCGGCTTCATGTTCGCGCCGAACCACCACCCGGCGATGAAGGTGGTGGCGCCGGTGCGCAGGGAAATGGGCGTGCGCACGCTGTTCAACATCCTGGGGCCGCTGACCAACCCGGCCGGCGCGCCGAACATCCTGATGGGCGTGTTCCATCCCGACCTGGTCGGCATCCAGGTGCGCGTGCTGCAGCAGCTCGGCGCGCGTCACGCGCTGGTGGTGTGGGGCCGCGACGGGCTGGACGAGATCTCGCTGGGCGCGGCGACCCTGGTCGGCGAATTGCGCGACGGCGTGGTGCACGAGTACGAGGTGGAGCCGGAGGATTTCGGCCTGGCCATGGCGTCCAGCCGCAACCTGCGCGTGGAAAATGCGGACGAGTCGAAGGTGATGCTGCTGGACGTGTTGCAGGGCCGCCACGGCGTGGCGCACGACATCGTCTGCCTGAACGCCGGCGCGGCGTTGTATACGGCCGACGTGGCCGCCTCGATCGGCGAAGGCATCGAGCTCGCCCGTGCCACGATTGCCAGCGGCGCCGCGCATGCGAAAATGCAGGCCTTCGTGGCGGCCACCCGCCGCCTTGCCGGTTCACGCTAG
- a CDS encoding sensor histidine kinase codes for MTRDAPPPPAEAQLRYQQLLQRLEANEREFHRLGRSVLRVQEDERRRLARDLHDGIGQNLTALKHRLAQIGDALPAELKALRASLDDAVTLCSDTLDDTRQLSRLLRPPILDDLGLEPALRWLARSLGEAAGIAIAVEIEPMPNLDGELQTLLFRITQEALNNVVKHAGAHSVLVHLVERGGRLQLQIVDDGCGFDPERAQAVGGIGLGGIRERLQLFDGQLELRSAAGHGTRLRALVPLDSR; via the coding sequence ATGACCCGCGATGCCCCCCCCCCGCCCGCCGAAGCCCAGCTGCGGTATCAGCAACTGCTGCAACGGCTCGAAGCGAACGAGCGTGAGTTCCACCGCCTGGGTCGCTCGGTGTTGCGTGTACAGGAGGATGAGCGGCGCCGGCTCGCGCGCGATCTGCACGATGGCATCGGCCAGAACCTGACTGCCCTCAAACACCGCCTCGCGCAGATCGGCGATGCCTTGCCGGCGGAACTCAAAGCGCTGCGCGCCAGCCTCGACGACGCGGTCACGCTGTGTTCCGACACCCTCGACGATACCCGTCAGCTCTCGCGCCTGCTGCGCCCGCCGATCCTCGACGACCTCGGTCTCGAACCGGCGCTGCGCTGGCTGGCGCGCAGCCTGGGCGAGGCTGCCGGCATCGCGATCGCAGTGGAGATCGAGCCAATGCCCAACCTCGATGGCGAACTGCAAACGCTGCTGTTCCGCATCACCCAGGAAGCGCTCAACAACGTGGTCAAGCATGCCGGCGCGCACAGCGTACTGGTGCACCTGGTCGAACGCGGCGGCCGCCTGCAGTTGCAGATCGTCGATGACGGCTGCGGTTTCGACCCGGAGCGCGCGCAGGCCGTCGGCGGCATTGGCCTGGGCGGCATCCGCGAACGCCTGCAACTGTTCGACGGCCAGCTCGAATTGCGCTCCGCCGCCGGCCACGGCACCCGCCTGCGCGCACTGGTGCCGCTCGACAGTCGCTGA
- a CDS encoding response regulator produces the protein MPPIPIRVLLVDDHTLVRESLVGILQSDGDIEVIAQAADGVEAVDKALATRPDIVITDLSMPRLNGVEVVRQLRQALPDTRVLVLTMHQEDQYVLQAVRVGASGYLVKDSAAAELLAAVRNLHAGRGHFSPQAARALAEQLQHPERVLDDRYELLTAREREVFRLIAEGLTTKEIARQLAISTKTAENHRARVLTKIAVRNTAELVRYALRRGLLD, from the coding sequence ATGCCGCCCATCCCGATCCGCGTCCTGCTCGTCGATGACCACACCCTGGTTCGTGAGAGCCTCGTGGGCATCCTGCAAAGCGACGGCGACATAGAGGTTATCGCGCAGGCCGCCGACGGCGTCGAAGCCGTCGACAAGGCGCTGGCCACGCGCCCGGACATCGTCATCACCGACCTGTCGATGCCGCGCCTGAACGGTGTCGAGGTGGTGCGCCAGCTGCGTCAGGCGCTGCCGGATACGCGCGTGCTGGTGCTGACCATGCACCAGGAGGATCAGTACGTGCTGCAGGCCGTACGCGTTGGTGCCAGCGGTTATCTGGTCAAGGACAGCGCCGCCGCGGAACTGCTCGCCGCGGTACGCAACCTGCATGCCGGACGGGGGCATTTCAGCCCACAAGCGGCGCGCGCGCTGGCCGAACAGCTGCAGCACCCCGAGCGCGTGCTGGATGATCGCTATGAGCTCCTGACCGCACGCGAACGGGAGGTGTTCCGCCTGATCGCCGAGGGACTGACCACCAAGGAAATCGCGCGCCAGCTGGCGATCAGCACCAAGACCGCGGAAAACCACCGTGCCCGCGTGCTGACCAAGATTGCCGTGCGCAACACCGCCGAGCTGGTGCGCTACGCATTGCGCCGGGGATTGCTCGATTAG
- a CDS encoding 2OG-Fe(II) oxygenase — protein sequence MSTTTNAPDDFIEVYPDALPAVQCAALVERFAASARTRPGRVGGGVLPELKDSQDLALSDQADWHEAETALNQAVFRGVLAYLRRYPHALIAPLMLEVPGPGGTRHRLTSERLQTMDDGALSSLVETVFRPGAINLQRYSAGRGGYPYWHCELYPRDPRADTLHRHLLWTIYLNDGFAEGETEFLYQQRKIVPRTGTLLLAPASFTHTHRGNRPQGGDKVIATSWVLFQRAEQLFGGA from the coding sequence ATGTCCACTACCACGAATGCCCCGGATGACTTTATCGAGGTGTATCCCGATGCGTTGCCGGCGGTACAGTGTGCTGCGCTGGTCGAGCGTTTCGCCGCGAGTGCCCGGACGCGCCCGGGGCGGGTTGGCGGCGGCGTGCTCCCCGAACTGAAGGACAGCCAGGATCTTGCCCTCAGCGACCAGGCCGACTGGCACGAGGCGGAAACGGCGCTCAATCAGGCGGTGTTCCGCGGGGTGCTTGCCTACCTGAGGCGATATCCGCATGCGCTGATCGCGCCGCTGATGCTCGAGGTTCCGGGCCCGGGCGGCACCCGCCACCGACTGACGTCCGAACGCCTGCAGACCATGGACGACGGCGCATTGTCGTCCCTGGTTGAAACGGTATTCCGGCCAGGGGCAATCAACCTGCAACGCTACAGCGCGGGACGCGGTGGCTACCCTTATTGGCATTGCGAGCTGTACCCACGCGACCCGCGCGCCGACACACTGCACCGCCACCTGCTGTGGACGATCTATCTCAATGACGGCTTTGCCGAGGGCGAGACCGAGTTTCTGTACCAGCAGCGCAAGATCGTACCGCGCACGGGTACGCTGCTGCTGGCGCCGGCTTCGTTCACGCATACACACCGCGGCAACCGCCCACAGGGCGGCGACAAGGTCATTGCGACGAGCTGGGTGCTGTTCCAGCGCGCCGAGCAGCTGTTCGGCGGTGCCTGA
- a CDS encoding haloacid dehalogenase-like hydrolase — protein MPEQGALAPASTDAALPRVVLFDFDGVLIRGDSFYLFMRERYRRSPWRCALALLCSPLLLLLRPFSRRGPMHTLVRIALLGLDERRYQTAAGAFAATLARRPKQFCRDGLQALRRHQLQGDRVIVVTGCEHTLASGILQQLGLTDLEVLASQLRPGWLGMRLLRHNVGRRKVQSLAERGVEAWQLAYGDSMYDAPMLKLAAEAVLVNGTPTLCKKMERALGRAVTRVEWF, from the coding sequence ATGCCGGAGCAGGGGGCGCTGGCGCCAGCAAGCACGGATGCGGCATTGCCGCGCGTGGTGCTGTTCGATTTCGATGGCGTGCTGATCCGCGGCGATTCGTTTTATCTGTTCATGCGCGAGCGCTACCGGCGTTCACCGTGGCGTTGCGCGCTGGCCCTGCTGTGTTCGCCGCTGCTGCTGTTGCTGCGTCCGTTCTCGCGGCGCGGGCCGATGCACACGCTGGTGCGTATCGCCCTGTTGGGTCTGGATGAACGGCGTTACCAGACCGCTGCGGGCGCGTTTGCCGCGACCCTGGCGCGGCGGCCGAAGCAGTTCTGTCGTGATGGCCTGCAGGCACTGCGCCGACACCAGTTGCAGGGCGACCGGGTGATCGTGGTGACCGGCTGCGAGCACACCCTGGCCAGCGGTATCCTGCAGCAACTGGGATTGACCGATCTGGAAGTCCTCGCTTCGCAACTGCGTCCCGGCTGGCTCGGCATGCGCCTGCTGCGGCACAACGTGGGGCGGCGCAAGGTGCAGTCGCTGGCCGAGCGCGGCGTCGAGGCATGGCAGCTGGCCTATGGCGATTCGATGTACGACGCGCCGATGCTGAAACTGGCCGCCGAGGCAGTACTGGTCAATGGCACGCCCACGCTGTGCAAGAAGATGGAGAGGGCGCTGGGCCGCGCGGTCACCCGCGTCGAGTGGTTCTGA
- a CDS encoding sulfite exporter TauE/SafE family protein, with product MDYGQFFIFAGVGLLAQLVDGALGMAYGLVSNSILLALGLPPAVASATVHTAEVFTTGVSGASHAWFGNVRWSLFWQLAIPGAIGGILGATFLASVPGEAIRPWVNAYLLILGTMVLLRAFGKRLTRHQVQHSGVLGFFAGLLDAIGGGGWGPLATSTLIARGGGVRSTIGSVNAAEFVVTVCVSATLVWHVGVGHWPIVLGLLTGGVIAAPFAAWLVRHLPEQAVMAAVGSLIVLISLGQLAQALL from the coding sequence TTGGATTACGGACAGTTCTTCATCTTTGCAGGTGTCGGCCTGCTCGCCCAACTGGTCGATGGCGCGCTGGGCATGGCCTACGGCCTGGTCTCGAACTCGATCCTGCTGGCGCTGGGCCTGCCGCCGGCGGTGGCCAGCGCCACCGTGCACACCGCCGAGGTGTTCACCACCGGCGTCTCCGGTGCGTCGCACGCCTGGTTCGGCAACGTGCGCTGGAGCCTGTTCTGGCAACTGGCCATTCCCGGCGCGATCGGCGGCATCCTTGGCGCGACCTTCCTGGCCAGCGTGCCGGGCGAGGCGATCCGGCCCTGGGTCAACGCCTACCTGCTGATCCTCGGCACGATGGTGCTGCTGCGCGCCTTCGGCAAGCGGCTGACCCGCCACCAGGTGCAGCACAGCGGCGTGCTGGGCTTCTTCGCCGGGCTGCTCGACGCGATCGGCGGCGGCGGCTGGGGGCCGCTGGCCACCAGCACCCTGATCGCGCGCGGTGGCGGCGTGCGCAGCACGATCGGCTCGGTCAACGCCGCCGAGTTCGTGGTGACGGTCTGCGTCTCCGCCACCCTGGTCTGGCACGTCGGCGTCGGCCACTGGCCGATCGTGCTCGGCCTGCTCACCGGCGGCGTGATCGCCGCGCCGTTCGCCGCTTGGCTGGTGCGCCACCTGCCCGAGCAGGCCGTGATGGCCGCCGTGGGCAGCCTGATCGTGCTGATCAGCCTGGGCCAACTGGCGCAGGCACTGCTGTAG